CCGTTGTCAGTGGCACCGGCGTTGTTCGTGCCATGAACCCGGACCGTTACAACATCCACCCGGTGCTCATCGACAAAGACGGCACCTGGCACTGGTCTTCCCGCGAACTTTCCCCCTACCAGAAGGACAATTTCTCGGTGAACTACTTCCGCGGACTCGAAGGCACTGCCGCAAACTGCAAGAAGAGCCCCGCCCTTTCTGAACTCCCCGATGCCGACATCGCCTTCCTCGCCCTGCACGGCAAATGGGGCGAAGACGGCCACATTCAGGCCTTGCTCGAAAACTGGGGCATCCCGTACACCGGTTGCGGCCTCCTCGCATCAGCCCTTGCCATGGACAAGGTGAAGTCCAAGGAAATCTATAAGGCTAACGGCATTCCGACTCCGCCGTACCGCGTGATTTGGAAGCATGACTTCACCGGCGACACGCTCGTATCCGTTTCCGACGAGCTCGGATTTCCGCTGGTGATCAAGGACCCGCTGGGAGGTTCCTCCATCGGTATCGGTATCGCCAAGGACTTGGACGAAGCCGGCAAGATTGCCCAGGACCTGTTCAAGGATTCTAACCGCCTGCTCTGCGAAAAGTTCATTGCCGGCGAAGAAGCCAGCTGCGGTTACATCGAAGGCGAAAAGCCGCTTCCGCCGACCGAAATGCGCATGACCACCCGCGAATACTTCGACTTTGAAGCCAAGTACAACGGCGAATGCAAGGAAGTCACTCCGGCCGAATTCGACCCGGATCTCACGGCCCGCATCCAGGAACTCGTGAAGAACGCCCACTACGCCTTGGGCGGTGCCGGCTACAGCCGTACCGACGTCCGCATCACCAAGGACAAGCAGTTGTTCGCTATCGAAACGAACACGCTCCCGGGCATGACTCCCACGTCGCTCTTGCCGCAGCAGGCTGCCTGCAATGGCATTACTTACAGCCAGCTGATTGACTTGATTATCGACAAGAGCCTCTACATCAAAAGATAAAGTTGGTAGAACTTAGTTGGTAGAGCTTAGATAAGAAAAACTCTTCTAAGTTCCCACCTAAAGGTGGCCATGTCCACCTAAGTGCTAAAGCACTAAGTGGCCAAAGGTAAGCTCTAAGTTCTAAGCTCTAAACTCTAAGTTCTAAATTCTAACTATGTTCGACTTATTTGTAGATACTTCGCGCAAGGGAATCTCGATGGCGCTTCTGGAATCGGGCGCCGCCGACCCCCGTTACTTTGAATCCATTGACGAGGCGGCGCGCGGAGAAACCGCGTCTGCCATGCTCGACGTCTTGCTTGAAAAGGCAGGCGCCGCCCTCGACCAGGTCACTCGCGTCATGGTGACGCTCGGCCCCGGTTCTTTCAGCGGACTGCGCACGGGAGTCGCCTTTTGCGAAGGCTTAAGCTTTAGCGGCAAGCGCAAGCTCTACGGCGTTTCTACGTTGCAAGCCCTCGCCTGCTTTGCCGACGCGCCCGAAAATGCGGCAGTTGTCATCCGCGCCCGCAAAGGCTACTGGTACCTGCGCCTTGCCGACAACGAAAGCTTTATCGAGACCGCCCAAGTGGTCGACGCCCTCAAGGCAAATCCGGTAAAGACCGTCGTCGTAGACGAGGCCGTCCTCGCCGACGAAACATTGCCTGCCGTATTCAAGGAAATCGGAGCCGCGACGGTTCTCGACAAAGGCCGCCCACTAAGCGATTGGGCCAAGTTGTTCGATTCGGTCACCCCGAGCTTGATGCAAGAAGCAAACTACATTCAACCGTCGTACTTCGAAAAATTGCACTGAGTTTGCCCAAAACCTCTAGGAACTGCGCCATGTCCATTCGCAAAATGAATTCCGCCGACATTCCTGCCGTACTGAGGATTCAGGGCGAACTTGCGTTTCAGGACTGGAACGAACGACAATACGAACAAGAAATCAAGGCGCCCTACACCTACGCCGTCGTTTACGAAAGCGAAGGCGCCATTGAAGGCTACGCCGTATTTCACTTGCTGGGCGCAGATTCCGAACTGCTCTCGATTGCCGTAAGCAACAGCGCTCAGCGCAAGGGAATCGGCACGCAGCTATTGCATGCAGGGCTTTCGCAACTCGATCTAGACAAGTCCGACTGTTGCTTTCTAGAAGTCCGCGAGAACAACATCAAGGCACGCAACTTCTACGAAAAGCACGGATTTAATTTGTTCGGAATTCGCAAGAAATATTACGCCGATGGCGAAAATGCGGCGCTTTACCGCACCGAAGGAGCTCAAATTGGCTAAGCTACCCACCAAAAAACAGATTCAGAAAAAGAAAATCATCCTAAGCGCAGTCGCTGCCGCTTTCGTTTTCTTGATAATCGTCTTCTACATGGTCATGACACGAAGCGGTCACTGGCTTGTCGATGACGATGAATTCGAACATGTAAAGTGGGCCGTGGTTCTAGACGGTCAATCCGCCGACATGGAACGCATTGACCTCGCCGCCGAACTCATGGCAAGCGGAAAGGTCGATTCCGTGCTCATACTCGGTCGCCGCATTCTCCGCAACCGCAGCAACGCCGAATTCTATCTCGAAGACTTTATGCGCCTCGGCAGCTTCGACAGCAACGCCGTCTATATCGCTCGACACGACGACCCTTCAACAATCGGCGAAGCCTACACCATTATCCCCTGGCTCAAGCAGCACAATGCCGACACCGTCTTGCTGATTACAGGAGCCGCCGCCACGCACCGCGTCAAGCGCATTTTCAACGTACTCTCGGGCGAATCTCCGGTTTACCTGACCACTGATATTCACCACTACCAGTATAACGCGGATTCCTGGTATTCCAGCCGCGAATCCCGCAAGGAATGGCTCCGCAACTGGCTATCGCTCGCCGCCTCCTATTTCGATTTGCTCCCGGCAGGCAACCTCACCGAAGCCGATTCTTTCTACTACAAGCCCATTGTTTCGGCCAAGGAATACGAAGCCGAAAAGAATCCCGTAGTCGATTTGCAATCGCTGCTTCCGAAGGTCAAGGAAAAGTTGGAAGAACCGGTGGAACTCCCCAAGGATACGCTCGCCAAGGACACGATCGTCAAGGACACCACCAAAAAAGAATCCGCTAAATCCGACAAAAAAGAAACTGACAAGAAAGAAGCCGACAAAAAGGATTCTGACAAGAAGGATTCCGCTAAAAAAGATTCTACCAAGTCAGAGCAGAAATCCGAACAGAAAAAAGAATCTGACTCTAAAAAAGATTCCAGCAAAAAATAAAACAGGCTAAGCAACCTGTTTCAATTGGACAGAACTATTATTCGGTGCAAAGCAACGCGAGCACTGCAGTAAGCGGCGCATTCCAGTTAATGGCCGTTTCGTTACTTGCAAACGAGATGCGTTCATCCGTATATGAAAAGCCAGAAGCTTCACCCGGATAATGCGGCACCACATTCGGCGTACGGTGCATGTCCTGGCGGTCGCTGTTGATGCCACCCACCAAAAGTCCCGGAATCGGTTCTTCCACGCCATCGGAATGGCTCAAGCGGTGGTGCGGTTCTTTCGGCGAACTCCAGGCAGAGCCCGTCACAAAACTGACGTCTACCGGATTGCGTCCGTAAATGTAATTCACCAGTTCGCGGCACCAGAAATCGAGCGACATACCGCCCAGGCTAGGAGCCCAGCGCTTTACGATTGCAAGCGTCAGCGCGTGGTTTGCAATATCGCCATTGCTCCCCCAAATGAACCGGCGCACGGGAATGCCGTAAGCGTCGGATCTCTGCAAGTCAATGATTTCGCGGGCTGTCATGGCAAGAGTGGTGCGGGCAGAAATGCGGAATTCTTCGTCCTTATCTTGCAAGGCGAGCGCAATCCAGCCAAAATTCTGGGTATCGCGCCAGTCCAGGCAAGACTTGGGCGGAATTATCGTCATGTCTTCCAGGAGCAGCGGGCGCAAGCTTTCGGCGGTAAGGCCTTCCACCGCTTCGCCGCGGGCCAGCAATTCGCGGTAAAGCATCGCGCGGGCCCAGAAAAATTCGTCTTCGGCATGTTCGTCGCCGTAACCGCCACTGCCTTCGGTATTATGCGGCCAATCTTCAAACGGGCGCGACACCGCCCAATTGTAGGCCTTTACCGCGGCTTGCAGGCAGCGTTCTGCGAACGCCGTATCGCGTTTGCGATACACGCGCGAAGCGGCTGCAAGCGAGCCCGCAAAATTCAGCGTTGAGGTCGTCGACTTTCCCAGAATCATGCGCTTTTGCAAAATGTCGGAATCTTTAGGAGAAACAAAGCCGTCCCAATGTTCAGGCGTCACCTTAAAGAACACACCGCCATCGTTGTCCTGCATGCGCAAGAAGAATTCAAGTTCAAAGCGGACTTCGTCCATCAAGCTGTACATCTTGCGACCATCGGGACCAACCACCGGATCAGCCGAATTGATGGCCTTGTAGGCGCGATTGTCGCTCGCGGAATCCGCAATCAATTCGCAAGCGAGCAGCAACGTCGCAACAGACACGCCGCCATTCACAATGTACTTGCCATAATCGCCGGCATCGTACCAACCACCGTGGGCATTCCAAGTTCCTTCGCGATTCATACTCGGATGGAACCCAATGCAATCGTCCAGGTGAGCCGCAGGCCTTGCCCACTTGCCCGCAAAATCGGGAGTCAAGTCTACACCGCTACGCTGGTAATAAAAAGACTTGATGTTAGCGAGCAATTGGCGGTAAAGCCATTCCGTCGAAATCTCAAAAGGTTCGGTTTCAAAAACCAAAGCCTCTTTTTCGGCAACATTTTTCTTCAAAATCTGGATAAAAAAGATTCCCGTTTGAGAAACACCCGAGAAATCACCAGACCAAAGGGTTTCGCCGGTATATTCGCAAACGCCATGATGTTCAAAAGAACCCTCCACCAGAGAGCCTTCCCACATGGTCGACATATCATCGCAATGCAAGCGTCTTACAACACGGAATTTATAGGAATCAGGGCCTTCGCTGGCGGATTTAAACTCCTGCGGATTCACAAAGAAAATCTTTGCCGCGTCGGGAGCATAACCGACATGGTTGTAGCGAACAGGAATCTTCATATGACAAGAATAGTTATTCATAATACTATTCTCTAGCTCCCTTGTATACATATCTGTTTACCGCTGCAACCGCGCATATTCCAAATCCATCCCTAATGATAACGAACTATAGCAAATTCTTTGCTATAGTTCGAAAAAATCCCTAAAAAAAGCGTAATTTTTTGTTTGGGTTAGCTAGAACTCGTAATTCAAGGCCGCAATTATGTAGAAATCTTTATATTGGTCGGCCTTGCTATCCGGGCGGTAGTTCAGGAGCGTACCAATGGTCCAGTCAGAATACAACGCCGGAGAATGATGAATGCGCAGCTTTGCAGAGGCGTCAAGGTCAAATTCCATTTCGTCGTAATCCTGGTTCATGATTTCGTAGCTCAACAGGTTCTGGCGAAGGCTACCCGACAGCGTAAGGTCCAGGAAATCCGGCTTGAGTTCCATTTCCAGGTTATCCATCAAGGTCCATTCGAATTCGCTCATGTCGTTGCGGTTGTAGATCTTGTACCTAGGCGTCAAGGAAACCGTATTGCGAATTCCTTCGAGCGTCGTCGTCAAAGAAATCGGATAGCGCTGTTCCAAGTAGTCGCTGCCATGCAGGTAATAACCGAGAATGCCGTAAGTCTGGTACTTGAACTGGAAACGAGAAAGCAAGCGGTCCTGTTCGAATTCAGACATGTCCGTAAACACCACCAACACACCGCCGATGTTCAGCACATGTTCCGGCATCTTGTAAGACCAGCCCAATTCCAGGGTATGCTTCATCAGTTTTTCGGTGAACTGGGTCGCCAAATAAGGTTCATCGGCCAAGGCGTAGTAATCGGCCCAGCGGGCAGAGTCGATCTTGATGGTGTCAACGCCGTTGAAAACCTTCATCGACGGGCGACCCTTGATTTCTTCGAACCACGGATCGTTATAAATGCCCGAAAGGGCAGAATAGTTGGCGTACAGGCGCTGCGGCGTGCTACGCGTTCTGTAATTGAAGGCATACTTGAACGTAAGACCCATCTTGTCGTTCAACTTAAAATCGTTCTTCACGTAACCATCATGAATGTAGAGCGTTCTTACAGGATCCTGTTCATGTTCCTTGAGCCAGTTGGTGTGCGCGCCCGGGAGTCCCCACTGCGTACCTTCGCCCATACCGAATAAATTGTAATCGTTACCCTGGCCAGCAGCGTTTTCGACATTCAAGCAGTAACCGAATCCAAAATTCCAGAAGTCGTAAATCTTTTGCTTCAAGTTACCGCCGAGCATACGGGAATTCTGCAGCAAGTCTTCGGAACCGGCGCTGTAGTATTCGCTCCCCACATACCTGAAGAAACCTTCCACAAAAGTACGCGGATTCGACCACTGGTACGCACCAGAGAATGCCCAATGTTCATGGCCCCAGAATTCACCGCTCGTCGGAGCAATGTCATCGGTATGGATCGTCTTGGCGACCTCACGAGCCTTGTTCAAAAGCCTCTTCAATTCTTCGCGCATTTCAGCGGGAGTCATCATCGAATTTTCACCGAAGATCTGTTCCAGCTTTCTTCTGCTGAGCGAATTCACTTCGTTCACATTGCTCATCAACTTGTTGAGCAAAGCAAAATTAGACGGATCAAGCCCAGCTTCCGAGAACACCTGGTTCACGGCACGTATCTTGGCCGCATTCAGCGTATCTGCAGCACCCACTGCAATCTGGCCATTCAGCTTGATATCACCCGGATAAAACAGCCAGTTTCCATCGGCGAACAAGTTTCTCGAAGACACCACCGGTTTTGCGGTATTCGTGTTCGGGTCCATGCCGTCTCTCAAGAAGGGGTCTTCCAGATAATCCTTACTTGCCACAAAGCCCAAGGTTCCGTTAAAGCGACGGTGCATATTCCAGCGGACCTTTCCGCCACCCACCATTCTCTGGGCTTCGGCTTCGCCGTCATCCACGTAATCCTGGTAAACGTCGTAATTGCGTTCGCCCACCGTCTTGGGGGCATTCATTTCACCCATGAACACAGAGCCCATGAACATCGGGTCATTGGCTGAATTTTTGAACAAATTCATATCATAGCTTGCACCAAAGGCATGTAGTCCCGCCAAGTAAAGTTCGCCAGCGTTCGTATAGAAATCACCCAACACCAAGTGTTGCATGTCATCGGTATAACTGGCCTGGAACTGGTAAACCTTAAAGTGGTCCCATGCATCGCTCGAAATATCGGTCACCACCTCGAATGTCGCACCCGTCGGCGATTTCATCAACAGGTTTGCGTTCCAGTTCGTAAAGAATCCAGGAACCTGGAAGTAGTTGATATAACGTTCACCAGGTTTGATCGTATCGTCTTGCGAAATATAATCTTCGGCCGAAGAATTGTGGCGGGTCAGCACCTTGTGGTAACCCAGTTCAATGCCCACGTTACCCGAAATGCTCCATGATGAATCTTGAGACTCCTTCATGTTGCCCGCATACTTGGCAGCGTCGGCATACGGATTCACCGGTTCTTCACCAAGGTCATTCTTGTATTCGGAAGCGTTTCTCGCAAACAGTTTCGAATTGTCCTCCAATGCCGGGCGAATATCCTGCGGCGGGATATCTTCGGCCACAAAAGCGACTTCGTTGTTTTCTACGGTAGAATTTCTTTGCGTCAGAACGTTGTTGCCTAAATCAACAATACCGACTTCATTCATGTCGATTTGCGTACGCATTAGGTTCACAGTCGAATTCTCGCCTGCAAAGAGGGCCACATGGTTGCCCGAAAGCGTAGACGCGTCAATATCGATCTCGGCACTGTGCGTTGCCCACACACCGACATTTATACAGTCTTCGACTCGAGTCCACTGCAGGGCCACAGAGCCGTTGCGCACAAACACGCCCGCACGGCCCGCATTCGAAATAACACCGTCTCGCACATCGAGCGAACCGCTTTCGACCGCAATGCCGAACATGGCGTTTTCGATATGGGTTCCCTGAATTTCAGAGCGCTTGACACCCGTAACCGTAATTCCGTTCCACAACTTGCCATCTTCGGCAGAAGTCATGGTCACCGTGTTACCCTTTTCGCCCATAATGGCAACCGAGCCACCACGGACATCAAGCCCCGTCCCTTCGGAAAAATAAAGAGCCGTACCCGC
The sequence above is a segment of the Fibrobacter sp. UWB5 genome. Coding sequences within it:
- a CDS encoding D-alanine--D-alanine ligase, which codes for MARLRVLVLMGGPSTEHDVSVVSGTGVVRAMNPDRYNIHPVLIDKDGTWHWSSRELSPYQKDNFSVNYFRGLEGTAANCKKSPALSELPDADIAFLALHGKWGEDGHIQALLENWGIPYTGCGLLASALAMDKVKSKEIYKANGIPTPPYRVIWKHDFTGDTLVSVSDELGFPLVIKDPLGGSSIGIGIAKDLDEAGKIAQDLFKDSNRLLCEKFIAGEEASCGYIEGEKPLPPTEMRMTTREYFDFEAKYNGECKEVTPAEFDPDLTARIQELVKNAHYALGGAGYSRTDVRITKDKQLFAIETNTLPGMTPTSLLPQQAACNGITYSQLIDLIIDKSLYIKR
- the tsaB gene encoding tRNA (adenosine(37)-N6)-threonylcarbamoyltransferase complex dimerization subunit type 1 TsaB; the encoded protein is MFDLFVDTSRKGISMALLESGAADPRYFESIDEAARGETASAMLDVLLEKAGAALDQVTRVMVTLGPGSFSGLRTGVAFCEGLSFSGKRKLYGVSTLQALACFADAPENAAVVIRARKGYWYLRLADNESFIETAQVVDALKANPVKTVVVDEAVLADETLPAVFKEIGAATVLDKGRPLSDWAKLFDSVTPSLMQEANYIQPSYFEKLH
- the rimI gene encoding ribosomal protein S18-alanine N-acetyltransferase produces the protein MSIRKMNSADIPAVLRIQGELAFQDWNERQYEQEIKAPYTYAVVYESEGAIEGYAVFHLLGADSELLSIAVSNSAQRKGIGTQLLHAGLSQLDLDKSDCCFLEVRENNIKARNFYEKHGFNLFGIRKKYYADGENAALYRTEGAQIG
- a CDS encoding YdcF family protein, with the translated sequence MAKLPTKKQIQKKKIILSAVAAAFVFLIIVFYMVMTRSGHWLVDDDEFEHVKWAVVLDGQSADMERIDLAAELMASGKVDSVLILGRRILRNRSNAEFYLEDFMRLGSFDSNAVYIARHDDPSTIGEAYTIIPWLKQHNADTVLLITGAAATHRVKRIFNVLSGESPVYLTTDIHHYQYNADSWYSSRESRKEWLRNWLSLAASYFDLLPAGNLTEADSFYYKPIVSAKEYEAEKNPVVDLQSLLPKVKEKLEEPVELPKDTLAKDTIVKDTTKKESAKSDKKETDKKEADKKDSDKKDSAKKDSTKSEQKSEQKKESDSKKDSSKK
- a CDS encoding glycoside hydrolase family 9 protein, translating into MKIPVRYNHVGYAPDAAKIFFVNPQEFKSASEGPDSYKFRVVRRLHCDDMSTMWEGSLVEGSFEHHGVCEYTGETLWSGDFSGVSQTGIFFIQILKKNVAEKEALVFETEPFEISTEWLYRQLLANIKSFYYQRSGVDLTPDFAGKWARPAAHLDDCIGFHPSMNREGTWNAHGGWYDAGDYGKYIVNGGVSVATLLLACELIADSASDNRAYKAINSADPVVGPDGRKMYSLMDEVRFELEFFLRMQDNDGGVFFKVTPEHWDGFVSPKDSDILQKRMILGKSTTSTLNFAGSLAAASRVYRKRDTAFAERCLQAAVKAYNWAVSRPFEDWPHNTEGSGGYGDEHAEDEFFWARAMLYRELLARGEAVEGLTAESLRPLLLEDMTIIPPKSCLDWRDTQNFGWIALALQDKDEEFRISARTTLAMTAREIIDLQRSDAYGIPVRRFIWGSNGDIANHALTLAIVKRWAPSLGGMSLDFWCRELVNYIYGRNPVDVSFVTGSAWSSPKEPHHRLSHSDGVEEPIPGLLVGGINSDRQDMHRTPNVVPHYPGEASGFSYTDERISFASNETAINWNAPLTAVLALLCTE
- a CDS encoding right-handed parallel beta-helix repeat-containing protein, with product MKLRVWTSTAIFMVALHASAFAVEGGTLEKSVIGGTLTGFLKKDNSPYLVNETIVVPEGKALVVEAGTALYFSEGTGLDVRGGSVAIMGEKGNTVTMTSAEDGKLWNGITVTGVKRSEIQGTHIENAMFGIAVESGSLDVRDGVISNAGRAGVFVRNGSVALQWTRVEDCINVGVWATHSAEIDIDASTLSGNHVALFAGENSTVNLMRTQIDMNEVGIVDLGNNVLTQRNSTVENNEVAFVAEDIPPQDIRPALEDNSKLFARNASEYKNDLGEEPVNPYADAAKYAGNMKESQDSSWSISGNVGIELGYHKVLTRHNSSAEDYISQDDTIKPGERYINYFQVPGFFTNWNANLLMKSPTGATFEVVTDISSDAWDHFKVYQFQASYTDDMQHLVLGDFYTNAGELYLAGLHAFGASYDMNLFKNSANDPMFMGSVFMGEMNAPKTVGERNYDVYQDYVDDGEAEAQRMVGGGKVRWNMHRRFNGTLGFVASKDYLEDPFLRDGMDPNTNTAKPVVSSRNLFADGNWLFYPGDIKLNGQIAVGAADTLNAAKIRAVNQVFSEAGLDPSNFALLNKLMSNVNEVNSLSRRKLEQIFGENSMMTPAEMREELKRLLNKAREVAKTIHTDDIAPTSGEFWGHEHWAFSGAYQWSNPRTFVEGFFRYVGSEYYSAGSEDLLQNSRMLGGNLKQKIYDFWNFGFGYCLNVENAAGQGNDYNLFGMGEGTQWGLPGAHTNWLKEHEQDPVRTLYIHDGYVKNDFKLNDKMGLTFKYAFNYRTRSTPQRLYANYSALSGIYNDPWFEEIKGRPSMKVFNGVDTIKIDSARWADYYALADEPYLATQFTEKLMKHTLELGWSYKMPEHVLNIGGVLVVFTDMSEFEQDRLLSRFQFKYQTYGILGYYLHGSDYLEQRYPISLTTTLEGIRNTVSLTPRYKIYNRNDMSEFEWTLMDNLEMELKPDFLDLTLSGSLRQNLLSYEIMNQDYDEMEFDLDASAKLRIHHSPALYSDWTIGTLLNYRPDSKADQYKDFYIIAALNYEF